In the Granulosicoccus antarcticus IMCC3135 genome, TTGGTGAGCTACGGTGCGGCAGCTGCGGAAACGGTTATCTTTGGCCTATTGTCGAGTGCGGTGGTTATGGGAGTGGTCAGTCTTGTAATGGGTGGCCCGAAAGCAAGCGACTTGGTTGAATGGGAAAGAGATCGTTCTTGAAGCCAATCAGCCCATACGCCAAGTTGGGTAATCTGTTGATCGGGTAGTTGAATAACTTTCAAGTGATACAAGCCGCGCAGGATGATATCCGAAGCGGCCTGTATCATTTAGCGGCCGAAAGGGGTCGGGGCCGATCCCTATGGCATGCAGGTGAGAGAACCAGTATCAATTTCGCCCGGCAACAATTCTGGCAATCAGCTCATCAATCAGTTGTCCGCCTGCGTGTTTATCAGTCAACTGCACGCCTTGCATGCCAAAAGCTTTGGCAGCTTCAATATTCTCAGCCATGTCATCGACAAAAACACAGCTTTGTGGAGTGACGGCGAACTTCTCACACAGGTGCTGATAGATAGCGGGGTCCGGCTTGATAAGCCCCGCCTCGCAGGACACGACGACCCCTTCGCAAGCATCCCAGCAGTCGAACGTGGATTCCAGATATTTCCATGCATGGTCCTGCATGTTCGACAGTATATAAACAGGCACGCCCTGAGCCTTGGCGCGGTGCATGGCTTCCATCGTATTGGGCAGTGCCAGTAGCGAGGTGCACAGATTCGCATAGATTCTGGCGATGCCTTCCGGATTCAGAGAGGTCCTTGCCTGGGCTCGCTCGATGGCCTGCTCCACGCTAATGGTGCCACGATCCAGCGCCAGCCAGTCAGGGTTTCCGACGGTCACAGACAAGGCTTCTTGCTGTTCGGCAGGCACCTGGAAGGCACTGGCTACCAGTCCATCAGGATTCCAGTCGCAAATAACATTACCAATATCCAGTATCAGGTTGTTGAGCATAGGAGCGATTACGTCTTTATTTGTGGGACAAGAAGCGAAGCATAACGTCAGATGTGGCATAGGAAAAGGGAAAATATGAACGTGACCCCGTCGACCATCTATCCCCTGGCTGCTTGACGTTGACCATGATAGCTGTATTTAATACCAGTATATGGACATACAGTTAAATTCAGCCACTCCGTCGAACTATGCAGAACTGCATTGCGTCTCGAATTTCAGCTTTCTGCGCGGTGCATCACGCCCGGAGGAGCTGATAGACACTGCCCTGAGACTGGGCTACTCAGCACTGGCCATCACCGATGAGTGCTCCATGGCCGGCGTGGTACGGGCCTATGGGCGCATGAAGGAGTTGGCGAGTGATGTTCCCGTCGCCCCTGGCAAGATAAACGACAATGTCATGACGCAGGCGAGTTTCAAACTGATCGTCGGCAGCGAGTTCGCTCTGGATGATGGCTTTCGACTGGTCGTTCTGGTGCGCAACCTCGCCTCCTATGCGCGGCTCTGCCAACTGATTACCAACGCGCGCCGATCTGCGGCAAAAGGTAGTTACCAGATATCACCTGCCATGATCAATAATGCCGGTCTGGAGGATTGCTGCCTGATACTGGTGCCCCCTTACCTGCCTGCAAGACGCAAGAATCCGGACGCTATGTTCAGCTGGTTCGACAAGCTGGGGCCCTTCACTTTTCTGGCGCTCGAGCTGCACTATGGCAGTTATGATCAGAAACACAGCCACTGGTTGTTCGATGCGGCGGAACGCCACCAACTGGCCATCGTCGCCGCCGGCGATGTTCATATGCACGAACGCAAAAGGCGCGCGCTGCAGGACATCATCACCTGTATCCGGCATACCTGTACACTGGATACCGCGGGTCGGCGACTGTTTCAAAATGGCGAACACTACTTGCGGGACAGGCGTGCCCTGCAATCCATTTATCCTGCAAAAACACTGCAAAATGCCTGCGATGTGGCAGCCCTGTGTCACTTCGATCTGGCAGAACTGGACTATCAATACCCTCGGGAAGTAGTGCCTGCAGATCTGACATCAGCTCAATATCTGCGCAAGCTGACGCTGGAGGGTGCGCAATGGCGCTGGCCGAATGGACATAGCATCGATGTACAACAGCAACTGGAACACGAGCTATCGCTCATCAGCGAGATGCAATACGAGTCCTACTTTCTGACCGTGCACGATATCGTCAGGTTCGCCCGTTCTCAGAACATCCTGTGCCAGGGTCGCGGCTCGGCTGCCAACTCGGCCGTCTGCTATTGCCTTGGGGTCACTGAGGTAGATCCTTCACGAACGCGCATGCTGTTCGAACGCTTCATTTCAAAAGAACGTAATGAGCCCCCCGACATTGATATCGACTTCGAGCATGAACGGCGTGAAGAGGTCATTCAGTATATTTATGCCAAGTATGGCAGGCACCGGGCTGCCCTG is a window encoding:
- a CDS encoding HAD family hydrolase produces the protein MLNNLILDIGNVICDWNPDGLVASAFQVPAEQQEALSVTVGNPDWLALDRGTISVEQAIERAQARTSLNPEGIARIYANLCTSLLALPNTMEAMHRAKAQGVPVYILSNMQDHAWKYLESTFDCWDACEGVVVSCEAGLIKPDPAIYQHLCEKFAVTPQSCVFVDDMAENIEAAKAFGMQGVQLTDKHAGGQLIDELIARIVAGRN